One window of Verrucomicrobiota bacterium genomic DNA carries:
- a CDS encoding glycosyltransferase: MKAPLEPPINAKEEVRIAILGGPSFRRCPDFILRGTKVAYLYDPTPPWVTQEQVVRFVEDTGISILFVGHPIFRERLQPVLNECRVHFIAEAVDPNKYSANESKTIDILAFGRKLESYHQSLLQGLPDGISYHHEWLDTREDFITAMGAAKMVINFPRSVTDKTMDVDALTMRYFQSIASKALVLGHCPPILEELFGYNPMVTVDLNDPCGQIKTILSNFSDYQSLIEKNYEMLINHHTYSHRWEQMKAFINSERIHR; this comes from the coding sequence ATGAAAGCCCCCTTGGAACCACCGATCAATGCAAAGGAAGAAGTAAGAATAGCTATTCTGGGTGGTCCTTCATTCCGGCGATGTCCTGACTTTATATTGAGGGGAACAAAAGTGGCTTATCTATATGATCCTACTCCCCCATGGGTCACTCAGGAGCAAGTGGTTCGCTTTGTTGAAGACACCGGGATTTCCATTCTTTTTGTTGGTCATCCGATTTTTCGTGAACGTCTGCAACCTGTACTTAATGAATGTCGGGTTCATTTTATTGCTGAAGCAGTAGATCCCAATAAATATAGTGCGAACGAATCCAAAACGATCGATATACTCGCATTTGGTCGAAAGCTGGAGAGTTACCACCAATCATTGCTTCAAGGGTTGCCCGATGGGATTAGCTATCACCATGAATGGCTGGATACCCGGGAAGATTTTATCACCGCAATGGGTGCGGCAAAGATGGTTATAAATTTCCCTCGAAGCGTTACGGACAAAACTATGGATGTGGATGCACTGACTATGCGGTATTTTCAATCCATTGCATCCAAAGCCCTCGTCCTGGGACACTGTCCTCCGATCTTGGAAGAGTTGTTCGGATACAATCCGATGGTTACTGTTGATTTAAATGATCCATGTGGGCAGATAAAAACCATCCTCTCAAATTTCAGTGACTACCAATCGTTAATTGAAAAAAACTATGAAATGCTGATTAATCATCATACGTACTCGCACAGGTGGGAGCAGATGAAAGCTTTTATAAACAGTGAAAGAATCCACAGATAG
- a CDS encoding NAD-dependent epimerase/dehydratase family protein — MKESTDRKTLPEPDFPSDFKEQTILVAGAGGFIGGHLVADLLKRGCLNIIAVDIKPVDKWYQVFEEVDNRVLDLTNSDACLEAANGCHKIYNLACDMGGMGFIELNKALCMRSVLINTHLLEAAKLNDCKRYFYASSACVYTADKQSTADVAALKEEDVYPAMPEDGYGWEKLFSERLCRHYREDFGIQTRIARFHNVYGPYGTFDGGREKVPAAICRKIIAGKLFGEHRIEIWGDGEQTRSFMYIDDCITGIHLITESNDWVDPINLGSSEMVSINQLAEIIEGIAEVKVERDYNLDAPKGVRGRSSDNTLIQQIFGWQPSISLSEGLGKTYSWIHQEMLK, encoded by the coding sequence GTGAAAGAATCCACAGATAGAAAGACACTTCCGGAACCGGATTTCCCCAGCGATTTTAAAGAACAAACTATTCTTGTAGCCGGAGCTGGTGGTTTTATTGGCGGACATCTGGTCGCCGATTTATTAAAGCGAGGCTGTCTGAACATTATTGCCGTCGATATAAAGCCAGTGGACAAATGGTATCAGGTTTTTGAAGAAGTTGATAATCGTGTCCTGGACCTTACGAATTCTGACGCATGCCTGGAAGCTGCCAATGGATGCCACAAAATTTATAATCTGGCATGCGATATGGGAGGTATGGGTTTCATCGAGCTTAACAAAGCGTTGTGCATGCGTAGTGTGCTTATTAATACGCACCTTTTGGAGGCCGCGAAGTTGAATGACTGCAAACGATATTTTTATGCATCGTCTGCCTGTGTGTATACTGCAGATAAACAATCGACTGCCGATGTCGCTGCCCTGAAAGAAGAAGATGTTTATCCGGCTATGCCTGAAGATGGCTATGGTTGGGAGAAGCTTTTTTCGGAACGCTTATGCCGACACTACCGGGAAGATTTTGGTATTCAAACTCGGATTGCCCGCTTTCACAACGTCTATGGGCCTTATGGTACATTCGATGGTGGAAGGGAAAAGGTGCCAGCCGCTATTTGTCGGAAAATAATTGCTGGTAAGTTGTTCGGTGAACACCGCATTGAAATATGGGGAGATGGAGAGCAAACCAGATCCTTTATGTACATAGATGATTGTATAACGGGGATTCATTTGATTACTGAGTCAAATGATTGGGTAGATCCTATTAACCTAGGCAGCTCTGAAATGGTTAGTATCAATCAGTTAGCAGAAATTATTGAGGGTATAGCTGAAGTTAAGGTCGAACGTGATTACAATTTGGATGCTCCGAAGGGGGTTCGAGGAAGATCCAGTGACAATACTCTAATTCAGCAAATATTCGGGTGGCAGCCTTCGATTTCTTTATCAGAAGGATTAGGAAAGACCTATTCCTGGATTCACCAGGAAATGCTTAAGTAA
- a CDS encoding alkaline phosphatase D family protein: MPRILLIVLFILPTLLIAKEGPFFTTGIKVGEVDTTNAIVWVRLSQEPEADFERLPIFTQGLTDEENDSGEMPDDVVPGMAGETRVLFWPSSQNEKSKRSTTWEAVSVDEDFTYQFRIAGLNPNEDYSYQVEARKAGERTITATANGQFKTAPLADSVSPIRFIVTTCQAIRSIDSGREGHLTYEQMLEFEPDFLVHTGDIVYYDKAPLAKNIPQARAKWNLMFSYGNNQRFHQNVTSYFMKDDHDTLKNDCWPGQTYGDLTFEQGLDIFREQVPMGESTYRTYRWGKDVQIWMTENRDFRSPNRIPDGPEKTILGETQKAWLKQTILESDATYKFVISPGPMVGPDKEGKADNHGNDVFAHEGQELRDFLSAQKNTYVICGDRHWQYCSEDPKTGLIELGSGAINDQHNFGGNPGENAEYHRYFSGKGGFLGITVENGAARAEWYTTNYSSIKPSLLHTEVLGRKN, encoded by the coding sequence ATGCCTCGAATTCTTCTAATTGTCCTGTTCATCCTCCCTACCCTATTAATCGCCAAGGAAGGGCCTTTTTTCACCACGGGTATTAAAGTAGGCGAAGTAGACACCACCAACGCAATCGTTTGGGTAAGGCTATCCCAAGAACCGGAGGCTGACTTCGAACGCTTGCCTATCTTTACCCAAGGATTGACGGATGAAGAAAACGATTCGGGCGAAATGCCAGACGATGTGGTACCCGGTATGGCTGGCGAAACACGCGTTTTGTTTTGGCCAAGTTCCCAAAATGAAAAATCAAAACGTTCGACCACATGGGAGGCTGTTTCAGTAGATGAGGATTTTACCTATCAATTTCGAATCGCTGGTCTCAATCCAAATGAAGACTACTCCTATCAAGTCGAAGCGCGCAAAGCAGGTGAAAGGACCATAACGGCTACGGCCAATGGACAATTCAAAACCGCTCCACTGGCGGACAGCGTGTCTCCTATTCGTTTTATTGTTACAACTTGCCAGGCGATTCGCAGTATAGATTCCGGCAGAGAAGGACATTTAACCTACGAACAAATGCTCGAGTTCGAACCTGACTTTCTAGTCCACACCGGGGATATCGTTTATTATGACAAGGCCCCTCTTGCGAAAAACATTCCCCAAGCACGGGCCAAGTGGAACCTGATGTTCTCCTACGGAAATAATCAACGCTTTCACCAAAACGTAACATCTTATTTCATGAAAGATGATCACGACACTTTGAAAAATGACTGCTGGCCAGGACAGACTTACGGAGACCTGACCTTTGAACAGGGCCTCGACATTTTTCGCGAACAGGTTCCCATGGGCGAGAGTACCTACCGGACTTACCGATGGGGAAAAGACGTCCAAATCTGGATGACGGAAAATCGGGATTTTCGCTCTCCAAACCGGATACCCGATGGACCTGAAAAAACCATTCTTGGTGAGACACAAAAAGCGTGGCTCAAGCAAACCATTCTGGAATCAGATGCCACTTATAAGTTTGTCATCTCACCTGGCCCAATGGTGGGTCCGGACAAAGAGGGCAAAGCAGACAACCACGGAAACGATGTCTTTGCTCATGAAGGACAGGAACTGCGTGATTTCCTAAGTGCTCAAAAAAATACTTATGTCATTTGCGGTGATCGTCACTGGCAGTATTGTTCGGAAGACCCGAAAACGGGACTCATAGAACTGGGTAGTGGAGCGATCAACGATCAACACAACTTCGGGGGCAATCCTGGCGAAAACGCCGAGTATCATCGTTACTTTAGCGGTAAAGGAGGTTTCCTGGGAATCACGGTTGAAAACGGAGCCGCCAGAGCTGAGTGGTACACAACCAATTACAGTTCTATAAAACCTTCATTGCTTCACACGGAAGTTCTTGGCCGGAAAAACTAG